One Pichia kudriavzevii chromosome 3, complete sequence genomic window carries:
- a CDS encoding uncharacterized protein (PKUD0C10430; Pfam Domains: DUF2467(1.8e-25)): protein MVSGKVEKQDNKKFLCTFRGCNKVFSRSDHLSRHKLTHSGPTLECSYPGCKRLFTRSDIKRKHELIHNKKVETKFIDYESPSHNKVHHEIKSDDTIEEKKSEDVPKLRQGKMDLSGFNAELDNTHISKLIDWGLKSFNSCAIIGFESSSSLVMEKYIEGIEPNSLLLLKSESIYGHTEMKDCYEKVVDLVPQLKDTNCFNKELLHKYLESYWTIFHPQYPILHRPSFCAESCPNVLLLAVVLLGGFYSSKNDKSENNKLIMKNIEAKVCTLFQEPEILNITDLTTIQSTMLYEVYEISNSSTFCEPRFVSDRLKFQVLKSLINSEYLQCPNLGETGTNYFIDDWILRESLRRVFFMALCVDTIESFFMGTENLLPGDIAALKIPCSEHLWEATQISPIEFRKELVGISLHTGLKKMYRREVLNAGCFAMNAIVAGLVNILRKLERLTEVSSLVSIGEVYLLRNQTIDALIFWEGVLTKHRESYNSLAWELSYCTLSLGVMFSSINLEDIQIFIGLSKRNARMYEKTLEAIIEWDHSGHAYTSVIYSIRALSQILTSLHEDGKTLLDYAPSEDVIYQRSKVLLSVIMLLTVYTFGVFGPEDGFELPGSNNLSESSSDWLAKVESGLFLQTNFFLREKLSGNFSFDKTMIDSFVKKIGNVPEIGYIDSLIRIMKFVYLKDNSEKSKFFLNLLDLCRNRKKSTNALVFYASGHGFGTL from the coding sequence TGGGAAAGTTGAGAAAcaagataataaaaaatttcTCTGCACTTTCAGAGGTTGCAACAAAGTATTCTCTCGCTCTGATCACCTCTCAAGACACAAACTTACGCATTCCGGGCCAACACTTGAATGTTCATATCCCGGTTGTAAAAGACTATTCACCAGGTCAGACATTAAGCGAAAGCATGAGTTGATTCATAACAAAAAGGTGGAAACTAAATTTATCGATTACGAGAGCCCTAGTCATAACAAAGTGCACCACGAAATTAAAAGTGATGACACGattgaggagaagaaaTCTGAGGACGTGCCAAAACTCAGACAGGGTAAAATGGATCTATCAGGATTCAATGCTGAACTAGACAATACTCATATTAGTAAGCTCATAGATTGGGGCTTaaaatccttcaattcttGTGCAATAATTGGTTTTGAATCCAGCTCGTCATTGGTAATGGAAAAGTACATCGAAGGTATAGAACCCAATTCCTTACTTTTGCTGAAATCTGAAAGTATATATGGTCACACTGAAATGAAAGATTGCTATGAGAAAGTTGTCGACTTGGTCCCTCAGTTAAAAGATACTAACTGTTTCAACAAAGAGCTACTACATAAATACTTGGAGTCGTACTGGACTATATTTCACCCGCAGTATCCCATACTCCATCGACCCTCTTTTTGTGCCGAGTCATGTCCTAATGTATTATTATTAGCAGTAGTTCTACTGGGGGGGTTTTATTCGTCtaaaaatgataaatcagaaaacaataaacttatcatgaaaaatattgagGCAAAAGTTTGTACTTTATTTCAAGAGCCAGAAATATTGAATATTACAGATCTCACCACTATTCAAAGTACCATGTTGTATGAAGTTTATGAAATCAGCAACTCCTCCACCTTCTGTGAACCTCGTTTCGTATCGGACAGACTAAAATTTCAGGTTTTGAAATCGTTAATTAACTCAGAATATTTACAATGTCCTAATCTTGGGGAGACTGGCACAAATTACTTTATAGATGACTGGATTTTGCGAGAATCGCTGAGGAGGGTGTTTTTCATGGCATTATGTGTAGATACAATAGAATCTTTTTTCATGGGCACTGAAAACTTACTACCAGGAGACATTGCTGCTTTGAAAATTCCTTGTTCTGAACATTTATGGGAAGCCACGCAAATAAGCCCAATTGAGTTTAGAAAAGAACTAGTAGGTATATCACTACATACTGGGCTGAAAAAGATGTACCGAAGGGAAGTTCTGAATGCCGGTTGTTTTGCGATGAATGCAATAGTAGCAGGACTGGTAAATATATTAAGGAAACTAGAGCGATTGACGGAGGTGTCTTCCTTAGTAAGTATTGGTGAAGTTTACCTCTTAAGAAATCAAACTATAGACGCCTTAATATTTTGGGAGGGGGTCTTGACGAAACACAGGGAATCTTATAATTCTCTAGCTTGGGAGCTATCATATTGTACTCTTTCTCTAGGAGTGATGTTTTCATCCATAAATTTAGAAGATATCCAGATTTTCATTGGACTTTCTAAAAGAAATGCCAGAATGTACGAAAAAACTTTAGAAGCGATCATTGAGTGGGATCATAGTGGACATGCATATACCTCAGTCATATATTCAATTAGGGctctttctcaaattttgaCATCGTTGCATGAAGATGGAAAAACATTATTAGATTACGCCCCTTCCGAAGATgtgatttatcaaagatcCAAGGTTCTGTTGTCGGTTATTATGTTACTTACTGTGTACACATTTGGAGTATTTGGACCAGAAGACGGATTTGAGTTACCGGGAAGTAACAATTTATCAGAAAGCAGTTCCGACTGGCTAGCAAAAGTGGAAAGTGGACTATTTTTGCAAacaaattttttcttgagAGAAAAATTAAGTGGTAATTTCAGCTTTGATAAAACTATGATTGACTCCTTTGTTAAAAAAATCGGAAATGTTCCAGAAATAGGTTACATTGATAGTTTGATTCGGATCATGAAGTTTGTTTATTTAAAAGATAATTCAGAAAAATCtaagttttttttgaatctcTTGGATTTATGCAGaaatagaaagaaaagtacGAATGCTCTAGTTTTTTATGCATCAGGGCATGGTTTTGGTACTCTATGA
- a CDS encoding uncharacterized protein (PKUD0C10420; similar to Saccharomyces cerevisiae YKL033W (TTI1); ancestral locus Anc_2.541) encodes MEGASSIFRSIKPKCVELAEITLANGSSSSLQRANALKGLDDILNQSIASYGGPDLQIPISLADYIMVPLTGILKRETLTDTELEHVLSIIFQLLKFSWCKPGSLSNELFNQYIVLLTFLVGGKPGQFSIKKHSDETFQNGINCIHELVKGALNGLPGGTQSVLHDQKYMPTFGHLLTILLNISTDSHIPAIKVSALETINSFFYLVNDGEILSLFFPGTVSTIAKIIKSKPHSNVMSQSFRTLSTLVNFVFSDFSIGTELRRDDASLEALKAKIESSAGDNNDLFELSLKRNVTIEIPEHAEPKKVNRTFEWLETTMVQFNKALKIILNIDFNRYDKFSVRDSLFEFEVKMIRNCFLSCHGVIPLLLRSLSNVCAVDQSFYTIATDSILTLSEFELLKSLIKDIITEELHAMQYNFISPDPTKAENSIRLLTLLTHILDASGETDDSLTSAIILKLQENLSYLFEIKASKDIKKVSAANNSITSIESEMLIISKYYALNSFEITNKNRLFEGIFTASTEEVLMKLIAGISTKLTSLNDFNIVSLDPSPKGLIRSSIRTWIVSHMIVNTVGATAQEPSDFLLLDNDSTNSTDTKAEQVVYDLTYSTLESSLSILQYCSTLSTDSATLTASTVMCLRSINNSITILGDEFKDELIDVLYPVVECLASSNEVIRGEAQLVTIRIANMLYGGSIKTLLYENSDYLVDALSFRLVGDVLTPKVPLILSVLVNLGTMDIISTMDDVIRTIFTLLDTYHSYTSLCEGFFFFFNELISKVYGSLDDFDFTQLETDLEEDNVMTFSMWGLKSEHDVEEFVSKKSLQNEYLGDSDDEKDIIDEPVERNKFLDIDSDDEDDDGRMSVPSIKGNEEGEEDDDKWMSPLDVKLYLTISNILSYAERLLYTKSTSLTILLLKTIAKIIPLLATQKSKFLPAAVRMWEMVTYHINKASDFRIMNLCFDVLEELIRYGNTFFASRFIDFVRTANGNKFIRSLISKQLDVLKKLKQNEMRTHQVVLNQTSTSINWETETYRRVAKLFVYALGKLGRFIPIDVATSIIGITLPLVPNPDNYGYFDDLAYFLKDFSDK; translated from the coding sequence ATGGAAGGTGCATCTTCTATTTTTCGTAGCATCAAGCCCAAATGTGTGGAATTGGCAGAAATTACTTTGGCTAATGGCAGCTCATCATCATTGCAACGAGCAAACGCCTTAAAAGGATTAGACGATATattgaatcaatcaattgcATCGTACGGTGGTCCTGATCTTCAGATACCCATAAGCCTGGCGGATTATATTATGGTTCCTCTCACAGGAATTctgaaaagagaaacattAACTGATACGGAATTAGAACACGTTCtttctattatttttcaGCTTCTCAAGTTCTCTTGGTGTAAGCCGGGCTCCCTGTCCAATGAACTATTCAACCAGTACATTGTACTGCTAACTTTTCTGGTTGGAGGTAAACCGGGACAGTTTTCTATAAAGAAACATTCTGATGaaacatttcaaaatggGATCAATTGTATTCATGAATTAGTTAAGGGCGCCCTTAATGGGTTACCAGGAGGAACACAGTCTGTTCTACACGACCAAAAATACATGCCTACTTTTGGTCATTTACTCACAATACTTCTCAATATATCAACCGATTCGCATATCCCAGCAATAAAGGTAAGTGCTCTTGAAACAATAAATAGTTTTTTCTATTTGGTCAATGATGGTGAAATTctatcattattttttcccGGCACAGTTTCCACAATAGCAAAGATCATTAAGTCCAAACCTCATTCGAATGTCATGTCACAATCTTTTCGAACTCTTTCAACTCTTGtaaattttgttttcagcGATTTTAGTATTGGAACTGAATTAAGACGAGATGATGCATCTTTGGAAGCACTGAAGGCCAAAATTGAATCATCAGCAGGTGATAAcaatgatttatttgaactGTCCCTAAAAAGAAACGTTACTATTGAAATACCAGAACATGCCGAGCCCAAAAAAGTAAACAGGACTTTTGAGTGGTTGGAGACTACGATGGTACAATTCAACAAGGCGTTGAAGatcattttgaatataGACTTCAACAGATATGATAAGTTCTCTGTAAGAGACAGTCTGTTTGAGTTTGAAGTGAAGATGATCCGTAATTGTTTTTTATCTTGCCATGGAGTTATCCCTTTACTCTTAAGATCCTTGTCCAATGTTTGTGCGGTAGATCAGTCATTTTACACTATAGCTACGGATTCCATTTTAACATTATCAGAATTTGAACTCCTtaaatcattgataaaGGATATCATTACTGAAGAATTGCATGCTATGCAATATAACTTTATATCTCCGGATCCAACAAAGGCGGAAAACTCAATACGACTTCTAACTCTGCTTACACACATTCTGGATGCGTCCGGTGAAACTGACGATTCACTTACTAGTGCTATTATTCTAAAGCTTCAAGAAAACTTATCATACctttttgaaataaaagCTTCAAAAGACATCAAAAAGGTTTCCGCTGCCAACAATAGTATAACGTCGATAGAAAGTGAAATGCTAATTATTTCAAAGTATTACGCCCTGAACTCTTTTGAGATCACAAATAAGAACAGGTTATTTGAAGGTATTTTCACGGCTAGCACGGAGGAGGTGTTAATGAAACTGATTGCAGGCATTTCAACAAAGCTTACATCACTAaatgatttcaacattgTTAGTCTAGACCCTTCTCCTAAAGGTCTTATTAGAAGTTCTATTCGTACATGGATCGTTTCCCATATGATAGTTAACACGGTTGGTGCAACCGCACAAGAACCAAGTGATTTTTTGCTACTTGATAATGATTCTACCAACAGTACGGATACGAAAGCTGAACAGGTTGTTTATGATCTAACATATTCGACATTAGAGTCGTCTCTGTCCATCCTGCAATATTGTTCAACACTGAGTACTGATTCTGCCACTCTCACTGCGTCTACTGTGATGTGTTTGAGGTCCATCAATAACTCAATCACTATTTTAGGGGATGAGTTCAAAGATGAACTGATAGATGTTTTGTATCCGGTTGTTGAATGTCTTGCCTCTTCAAACGAAGTTATTAGAGGTGAGGCGCAACTTGTTACAATTAGGATTGCAAATATGCTATATGGTGGCTCTATCAAAACGTTGCTGTATGAAAATTCAGATTACTTGGTCGATGCGCTATCTTTCAGACTTGTGGGAGATGTGTTGACTCCAAAAGTTCCCCTCATTTTGTCTGTCCTTGTAAACTTGGGGACAATGGATATCATATCAACGATGGATGATGTTATCCGAACCATATTTACTTTACTTGATACTTACCACTCATATACTTCATTATGTGAAggattcttttttttttttaatgaGTTGATATCCAAAGTATATGGCAGTCTGGATGACTTTGATTTTACACAACTTGAAACGgatttggaagaagacAATGTGATGACTTTCAGTATGTGGGGACTAAAATCAGAACATGATGTTGAGGAGTTCGTTAGTAAAAAGTCTCTTCAAAACGAATACCTAGGCGATAGCGATGACGAGAAGGACATTATTGATGAACCTGTAGAACGAAAcaaatttttggatatcGATAgcgatgatgaagatgacgacgGAAGAATGTCCGTTCCGTCGataaaaggaaatgaagaaggggaagaagacgatgatAAGTGGATGTCACCGCTAGATGTTAAATTATATCTCACCATATCAAACATCTTATCATATGCAGAGAGATTACTATAcacaaaatcaacttctttaacTATATTGCTGCTTAAAACCATTGCAAAAATAATTCCTCTACTAGCAACccaaaaatccaaatttcTTCCTGCTGCAGTAAGAATGTGGGAAATGGTCACCTATCATATTAATAAAGCAAGTGATTTCAGGATAATGAACTTATGCTTCGATGTGTTGGAGGAATTGATCAGATATGGAAACACTTTCTTTGCCTCTAGGttcattgattttgtaAGGACAGCAAACGGTAACAAGTTCATCAGGTCTCTAATTTCTAAGCAGCTTGATGTCCTGAAAAAGTTAAAACAGAATGAAATGAGGACGCACCAGGTGGTATTGAATCAAACCAGCACGTCAATAAACTGGGAAACTGAAACATATAGGAGAGTAGCCAAACTTTTCGTTTATGCTCTAGGAAAGTTGGGACGCTTCATCCCTATTGATGTCGCTACATCGATTATTGGCATCACGCTACCCCTTGTTCCAAATCCGGATAACTACGGTTactttgatgatttggcTTATTTTTTAAAGGATTTTTCAGATAAATAG